The following coding sequences are from one Hyphomicrobiales bacterium window:
- a CDS encoding tripartite tricarboxylate transporter substrate binding protein, producing MSPTSLASMAFAGFALLAATQSLAQDATIGCSSVELIVGFGAGGGTDLFARSIQPRIEEELGVPVQVLNITGGSGVVAFRDVMRRPADGCTIFGINTDYVLLEVTGAAAELSLLDMSPLVRAHVDIGLLNASASGAESFEAMVMTARNEGRDLLIGGVGAGSFDEGAVMILMDQSDIGYRFIPYDGAQEMHADLLGGRLDLAYDEVGVMLPMAEAGQVRPLLVAFDERIDSLPEVPTAGELGLNVSPPIWRGVAVRRETPEDIKQAIASAVEAALSDERYRAYEIGRSLDIVPGFAGPDAFPDIVRLEIENFAASLGN from the coding sequence ATGAGTCCGACAAGTTTGGCATCAATGGCCTTCGCTGGATTTGCCTTACTGGCTGCAACCCAGTCGCTGGCTCAGGATGCTACTATCGGCTGTTCGTCGGTCGAACTCATCGTCGGCTTCGGGGCCGGCGGCGGCACCGATTTGTTCGCACGCTCCATTCAGCCTCGTATCGAAGAGGAGTTGGGCGTGCCGGTTCAGGTGCTCAATATCACGGGCGGGAGCGGAGTCGTCGCTTTCAGGGACGTCATGAGGCGCCCGGCTGATGGCTGCACGATCTTCGGCATCAATACAGACTATGTCTTGCTTGAAGTGACAGGTGCGGCCGCCGAATTGTCGCTGCTTGATATGAGCCCTCTGGTGCGGGCGCATGTTGATATCGGGCTCCTTAACGCCAGTGCCAGCGGTGCGGAGAGTTTCGAGGCCATGGTCATGACGGCCCGCAATGAGGGTCGCGACCTCCTGATTGGCGGAGTCGGTGCGGGTTCATTCGACGAGGGCGCCGTCATGATCCTGATGGATCAGAGCGATATAGGTTATCGCTTCATCCCTTATGATGGTGCGCAAGAAATGCACGCCGATCTGCTCGGTGGTCGTCTCGACCTTGCCTATGACGAGGTCGGGGTCATGCTGCCTATGGCCGAGGCTGGCCAGGTCCGACCGCTGCTGGTTGCCTTCGATGAACGGATTGACTCGCTGCCGGAGGTGCCAACGGCAGGCGAGCTTGGCCTTAACGTCTCGCCGCCGATTTGGCGTGGTGTCGCCGTGCGGAGGGAAACGCCGGAGGACATCAAGCAGGCGATCGCGTCCGCCGTCGAGGCGGCATTAAGCGATGAGCGATACCGCGCTTATGAGATCGGCCGTTCCCTCGACATTGTGCCTGGCTTCGCTGGGCCAGATGCCTTTCCGGACATCGTCAGGCTGGAAATCGAGAACTTCGCGGCGTCATTGGGCAACTAA